The sequence TAAAAGCACAAATGCTcttattaaaatgcattatgcAAACATTCCCTGCATAGTTTCCTCCACCACATCACCACATGTTTATGCGGGCGCAGTAAGCAACTTAAACTTCCCACTTTCCCTCTTCCTCTCTCAGCACTGGCAGCACTGGGCTTTAACTTGTCTTATCCCTTTCTCTTTAAACTGCGTTCTAATCTGAGGCGGTCTTTGTGGCAGTGGGCTTGCGCTGCGTCTGATGTTTGATTTAATTAAGATTGCCAGCGCATTGCTCCATGAGAGCCTCTGAAAAAGAGAGCGGGAGAGAACGTGGAGAGCATGCGGGCAGGCTGGAAGCAGAGCGGGAAAACGCAGACTAATGCTTTCGGATCTCTGCTAATAAAGACCTCACTTAATCTGGATCTGCACCAAATGAGTCGCTCACAACGAAGGCCAAGTGAGAGAGAAAAtgagtgagacagagagaaagtcAAAAGCAGTGTGTGTGCTAACAAAATCAGTAAGAGTAAACACTCATAAAAAACTCGAGATAAATGTGAAGATAAATTTGGTGTGATTTGCCTCGAAGTTAATATTTGTGATTTGGCCTTGAAGTTGATATTTATATTACTGTTATACAGTACATGGCTAATATATCAACCAATGTTTAGTATTTCATTTTCTGAATCAGCTGATAACATAATACTGTACATTCTTCCTTACTGTCATGTTTGCtcttttattaaatgattattcaacacttttgaataaaaaaaaaaacattaaatgaaaagaGTCATAGCATTTTCCATTTTATTTCCATTCTAAGAATTTAAAAAGTAGTGAAAATTGACATTTGCTTGTtattttactcaccttcaagcCATCCTAGATGTCCATTATATCAGTGATTATTCTTAGCTGAAACTTTGGTCCTTGACGAGTCATTAGATGCAAGTTAACAACGAGGTGAAAAAtacatttgcattacattttgtcatttagcagatgctttggTCCAAatcgacttacaattgaggaggcattcagtgattcaacaagaagaggcaatacacacaataaGTGATAACTAGACAAatgaactgtttgtgctcagagaatcaAGTGCTAGAGTATGGAGGAAGGAGGTTTTTGAGATAGAgagagagtgtttctacaggtggtttgtcaagcccactcacctgtgtgaagtagggctgcacaattaattgaaaaaagatcacgatcttgattcgaccctacacacaatcttaattcagcttttctgcgattcagccaattatatttttaaggtcaTGAGAAAAGCTTAAAGGTGGTCGCAAAAGTCTTCAcatgttttatactgtatatgttgcTTAGCAACAtgaacacctccaaatggtgttgaaagagtcatatactgtatttattataaGATATAATTCAACCCAAAATTAAATTTCTGTCTTAATTTAATGATGTAGTAGGGGCtgcaaaatcacacgtgagctcaCCCACTGTTTGTTTGCTACCAAAAGGACATGTGCGTGCCAGCCAAAGatggctactttagtgaacagaacctgcatagactATAGACTGAATAACAGGTCATATAATTGTAAATAACgtttagtttgttgcacagagtgctCATTTGAGAGCTGCACAGGAAGTATGATTtgcttgcatgtttttttttttctcaaagtgatagcagccatgacatgagcacacttggcagtgaaagtgaaaccgaaagtgcgcacatcatttacgttcatatcgcattttagaaaaataattatgacgagcatttgatatgtttgattgttcataacaaacacaaagtgttgtgcatgaaaataaatgtttacagtgtcagtgtaactactctagcctataatgttgaatataatgcaagagggaatctggtAATGACAAacgtttcattttaccagtgaaaaaaaatggaagcacactttataaatacacaatGCATTTTTTATAGATATTGAGTCATTGTAAGTCCAAGTGTCTGGTGGAAatgtgcaaaactgttgcaattgCTGGTTAAAGTGTTAGCAGAATGAAACAGTGTGTTTTCAACATTGgctttgtcaagcccactcatctgtTTTGAGGTTTTTGTGGTGTGGTGGGGGGAGAGAAGAGGGGGTTCTGGTTTTGTTCACAGTTGTTCAGGTGATCTCGGAAAAGATGGGTTTTAGTTGTCATATGAATGATAGTGAATCAGCAGTCCATCTGGGATTGAGAAGATCGTTTCTTCAGCGAGGAACCTTTAATTAATATGGTTTTGGtaagtgaaaataataaataaaataaaataaaataaattatttaattattatatactatTGAAAACAATAATATATCTGACGAATTAAAAACGAaaatcagtctgtgcaagaaacaacatcgtttgtaaataaaattaagttatcaTTAGGCCTTTGTCAATGGTTTTCAATTCCTGTCATCACAGCCCAACACTAACCTGCTCAATAGATTAGAGATTTCTGACAGAGTCTTGCTCCCTACTACCTGAGCATGGGGAAATCTTTACTTTACTGCAACATGTTCCTctgaaaataaatgcaattaaatttaCATATCTTTCAATGTCATTTGAATTGAAAACATATTCTCCCTTCAAACTGAAATCAAAGTGGAATATCCTACAGGAGTTCACTTCGCAAGGCACTTGCGATCTAATTAGAACAGACATCTGAAGCAAAAACAGAAACATTCAAAATGGGCAGTCAGCGGGGTGTGAGAAGAACTGAATTTGAGAGCTGCTGATTTAAGTGATACTTTAGACTCCAAGTACTCTGGTGAtaagaaaattcagctttgcagtGATTACAAACAACTTTGGTCCTATCTACATTATCAGAGTGTGGAAGAGATTTACAAATAATTTGACTATTTAAGAGTTTGGCAACTTTCTCCATTGTTCATCGTCTCATGTGAGCACTCTAGCAGTCTTAAGCAGGTTACACAGGTTAACACGGCtggcacatgacagttggaagtatcacacaccagactcgcacattcgcatgctatttaaaacgaaactattcagatggcactcttcggcatggcagaaatatgaacagtgtcctgaatcATGGCTAGGCGCTGCAGACAACTGCCGACAGCAGCCGACTTGTgacgccggtgtgtgtaccctaataaaaacctatgtttagaattctgaaattcGTGGCACTGCATGGTGCTGCATGGCGCAACGCTGCGcgtcgccgagcggcgcttctggtgtgtgacccccttttaGCCCACGCCAAATAAGCTCATTGGTTGAGACATCTAATGACACCCATCCCAAGCCAGTACATTTAAACATCCCAATACTCCAGTAACCCATGGTTTGTTTGTATGTCTTTTCAAAGCCATCAATAGACAAcagacttttaaaataataacaagaaGAAGAATAAAAACTGTGTTAATGTGTAATGCGTTAATTCATTCATCCTTTAGTAATATCATTTGAACCTGCCCAACCTTAAGTGAagttttttattaactaatttcgagaggattgcttgcttatgattgtccacagctggtcccacattaaccaatacatgattcaccaatcagattattcataactcactataaaaaAACAGAGTTTCCTACCACATCTTCCTCTTGAAGAATATTTCTTCCCGCAGTCCAAAAACAAGTGACCTAAGTAAATTAAACATTCTAAATTGGCATCATACAGTAGGTGAACTCCTAGTAAGCCATACATCTCATTAGCCATCTctttatctgtcattagccagaaataagtcagGGGAGTTCATCGAAatctatctgagctcaaactcccctctcaccctgctaacaggagggagcccagggctcgaggatcttatgagctcagggctctcttccgggacagcatgccaaactagctttattatcaatcatcagataagtgtgaactcttgaatttatttttttccacgtATTTTCAGTTTATGTCTCTTTTAGTTCATATGATGTGTAATAAATGCAAGTGATATGTACAGGGTgatttaaaaacttatttaatttatttaattaaagaaacACGATGGAACCTTGgataattaatcaatgtgaagagtacttaaGTTTTTTTTCAGACAAGTTCATACAGTAGATcaaacaagttcatagatgttcaatatgacctCCTCCAGACATCAACCCGAAAGTTAGtcatattctttttgaatcaccctgtatatcGGCTTTACATCAATTATTGGCCCTAAGATTTCTGaactattaaataaaactaatagtaagtatatatgtatatatacatatatatatatatatatatatatatatatatatatatatatatatatatatatatatatatatatatatatatataaagctgtcactatcagtcaagaaAGCCATCATtatgctgaaaaaaacaaaacaaacccatcagagagatagcaaaaacattaggcatggCTAAAACAACTGTCTGGAACATTCTCAATAAGAAAGACCAAAAAATTATTTTCCTGGTTAAGAAAACACcgttcacaacagttggccagatcaagaacactgaCCAGGatgtaggtgtatgtgtgtcagagtcaacaatcaagagaagactacaccagagtgaatacagagggttcaccacaagatgtaaaccagtggtgagcctcaaaaaccgGAAGGCCAGAATAGAGTTCACTGTGcaggaacaacatcctatggacagatgaaatcaagatcaacttgtaccagataGGAAGAGACGTCCCCATCAccattgtatttattgatgatgtgactactgacaaaagcagcaggataaaTTCTGAAGTGTTTTAGGCAATATTTTTGCTCATATTAAGACAAATACTTCAGAATTCATTGGACGGtatgcagatggagaatgacccaaagcatactgcaaaagccaCCAAAAGATTTTAAAGGGAAAGAAGTGTAATGTTATGCAGTGGTCAAGtgaatcacctgacctgaatccgattgagcttgCATTTCCCTTGCTGAAGCGAAACTGATGGGAAattgccccaagaacaagcaggaactcaagacagttgctgtagaggcctgacagaggaatgaaacccagcatctgaTGATGTCTacgcgttccagacttcaggctgtaattgactgcaaaggacttataaccaagtattaaaaagtgaaagtttgatttatgattattattctgtccaattacttttggccCCAAACAAaggggaggcacatatgcaaactgttgtaattcctacagtgttcacctgatttggatgtaaacaccctcaaattaaagctgacagtctgcatttaaagcacatcttgttgtTTCAATTCAAATCGATTGGGTTGGTGTAGAGACAAaattttagaattgtgttgatgtccaaatagTTATGGccctaactatatatatatatatatatatatatatatatatatatatatatatatatatatatatatatatatatatatgtatgtgtgtgtgtgtgtgtgtgtgtgtgtgtttaaacatatttataaataaagatCAACCTTTATATCTGACGTATTTAGATAAATTCCACCTTGACCAAAATAACAGTGGTGCCGTGATCATTCACATACTCTCATCTGACCTTGAATAATCCAGCCCGGAGGGTTTGAACTGTTTAACGCTGTGAAGCTGAAAATACGGTTCCCtaaacatgtgtgtgtgcgtgtgtggagtGAGACAGGCGAGGAATCAAGCACCAGAACAAAGCCAATCTGCCGGGACCCACCAGATAAACAACCATGCGATGAGATGTGTTCAAGAGCTGATCCCCATGATAACAGCAGCTCAATGTGGAAGCCTCCTGAGATAGCAGCATATCTCTCAATCACACACTCCTCTTCTTCACCTTTTCGCTCTACCTCGCGCTCTAGGGTACTTGCAAACACAATATAAAGcgcctgtctgtctctctgtcagcaagtcaaacacacacactcgctctctAAAGAGAGACATCCTTTCAAGCGTTTGGGGAACAAGCTCTGCGATTTGTTGTCTCAGCAGGTGTTGTTGCTTCTTTGAAATTtttttgaaatctaaaataaaagcaacaaacaaaaactgaatttttttctcCCTGCCATGACTCCTAAAAGAGCCGCTCTCGCATCTTTGCCAGTACATGTCAGTTTGTGTTTCATAAGAGCTGCCGTGACGTCTGAAATTAAATAACGCTTTGCATCTTTGCCTCGTCAGAATACATTCTCTCAAAGCGTGTCTGTCATGACGCAaggtatattcacacattcatataTTATGAGTCCAGAGAGGCAGGATACATCAATTAGGGCCTGAATTATTCATgtttaaaaagttaattattCAATCGCATGTTCAATTAGCCATGAATCACATCAGATCTAATTAAATATTGAAGGCAGGAGTCAGAGAATGTGGAAATGTGGTTGTTCCTAATAATTTTGATTAGGTTTTATATTTAGCACTTGCTTTTTCAAGTCATTAAACGAATGGCTACAGCTTTAGAGGAGTTTCATGGATGCAgcacatttattaattcattcattcattttcctctgtcttagtccctttattaatcaggggttgccacagcggaaagaaccgccaacttatccaccatgtgttttacgcagtggatgcccttccagccgcaacctagcactgggaaacacccatacactcttgcattcacacacatacactacagtcaattagGTTTATTcaatgtatttggactgtggtggaaaccggagcacccagaggaaacacacgccaacatgggaagaacatgcaaactccacatagaaatgccaactgacccagccggcacttgaaccagtaaccttcttgctgtgaggggacagtgctaaccactgagccaccgtgacgccgatgaatattttacataaataaataaaaaaagtttacattttgttttaattagcataaacaataataaaactataGGGTTGAGCAGCTGAACTATCATTTGCATATTTGATTTGCTTGGATTTCCATTGAGCAGAGATATTGATTTtgccattcatttttatttttgttttttttttttatatggtaAATTATATAGATTTATAAAAGCCTTGATTCTAAATTCACTGTATGCATTATAAATGAGAGGCATTTCAtccatccaagtgcacacacactacagtaaACAGACACAAACTGTGAACACAGTTGGAGGTTCAATGCCTTGCTCAAGGGTTCTCGTGGTATTGAGGGTGGAAGTGCTGGTCATTCACTACCTCATCTATAATCTTTGCCAGACTTGAGACTCAAACCCACAACCTTACAAGTATTTAGCCTTTAGGTCACAACCTCCCCCAGTGATGTACACATGCAACCAAAACAGCTTAATATACAGGTCTGTGACCCCTTTTTATGCCTCAAATTCATGTTCATTTCATAAGATTTAGACCATCTTCTATGACCATCAAGTTAAAATCCTCTTTGCATGCACCAGAAACTTTCTTATCAGCACTCCATGTTTCTGGGAAAACATTGTGCATTGTGCAATTACGCTGCCTAGACTACAGCTCCGCACAGGAAGTtttgccagaggagaaatggtcaactgagcctggtttctctcaaggttttttttttccttcactttcgtcaattggtgaagtttgtttcgcgccactgtcaccactggcttgtttggttgggacttgtgaagctgtgcatcgatggatttgcccttcagtgtttggactttcagcagtgaaaattaaaccacactgaactaaactaaactgaacttcaactctgaaaactgaactgacacatttttaatttactagaacttctatgttatactgctttgacacaatatacattgtaaaagcactatagaaataaacaggaattgaattgaattcttaGAGTGCTTGATcctggtgagtgggcttgacaaaccacctgtagaagtcAAACTCATTTCCTTTCCATATCCACCAGACACCTTCCTATAACCACCCCATGCTTCTTGGAAACATTGTGAACAGGTGGGCTTGTCAAACCACAAGTAGGACACACAAACTCTCAAATGCAAGGATGGGGGAGAAATCAAAACCAACTTAAGCATTTATATATTGCTGCTCTCTGAGGATTTGAAGGGCTTCTTTTATTCTCAATTGCAAGTTGTTTTGCATAAAGgagtctgctaaatgaataaatgtgaatgtaaaaTTGTCATTTATATATCCAAGGAACTAAAACAAGTCCTTTTTAATAACACAGACTATTTAAACTCCACTGACCCTTAAGTGCTTACTGTAGGTTTGTTATCAGCACTGCAATGCAagaacacactcattctctcttgAGTGCAGCACATTTGGCAAATTGCTTTTGCATATATTTGTAAAGTTGTTTCTGCTTGATTCCTTGAGCTGTCTCTTTGTTCTTTCTTGTTCTATCTCTGTAGGTCTCTCAGCATCTGCCTCATTGGTTTCTCTCGCCTGGATGATCGCATCCTACCAGAAGGTTCTGCGTGACTCTCGTGACGATAAGCTCCCCATGTCCTACAAGGCAGTGATTGTCCAGATGCTTTGGCACCTCTTCACCATCGGTGCTCGAACCATCGCCTTCGCCCTCTTCGCTTCAGTCTTCCAGCTTTACTTTGGGATCTTCATCGTAGCCCATTGGTGCGCCATGACCTTCTGGATCATCCAGGGTGAGACTGACTTCTGCATGTCCAAGTGGGAGGAGATCATCTACAACATGGTGGTAGGCATCATCTACATCTTTTGCTGGTTCAACGTGAAGGAAGGTCGTGCCCGCTTTCGGCTGGGCGTGTACTACTGCGTGACCTTGTTTGAGAATGTCGCGCTCACCGCCGCTTGGTATATTCACAGGGGACCTCACACCTCTGACTTTTACGCCCTGATTATTGTGTGCGTTGTAGTGTGTAGCTATGCCTTGGGAACATTCTTTATGTTTGTCTATTATTGCCTGCTCCACCCGGACGGACCTATTCTGGGCACTCAGTGGAGCTGTGTTGAGGAAGGAATGGGAGTTATTGGCCTGGGAGGCATTGGGGACTTGGGGACACCCTTGCCCCAGCCAGACGTGGTCACTAGCCCTCCCAGAACACTCCAGAGGACTACTGGTGGGGATCGGGAGAATGGGGCTGGGGATAGAGACAGTTGCATGCCTGTGTTTCAGGTGAGGCCTCCTAGTGTTCCCCCACCTTCTTCCCCACGTCCCCCAAGAACTGAAGGTCCCGTTATCCGCATCGACCTGCCAAGAAAGAGGTACCCAGCCTGGGACGCCCACTTTATTGACCGTAGGCTGAGGAAAACCATCCTGGTGCTAGAGAATACATCTCCTGTGACACCCCGTATCCAGTACCAGAGCTTTAGTAACCCCAAAGAAGTGATGGAGTATGAGACTACCGTGTAATGTTGTTCATACCGCCACCTTCCACATGACATCTCTACGCAGAGGTGGGACTCAGGAGGCAGATGCCGCCATGAGGTTACAGTCCGATCCTTGATGGTCGGCATGGTGCTACATGGTGGGACCTCACCACGTTTGGCATCCGGGGATGCATCAGTGGTTCAAGAGTGCACATCAGGCTTGATGGGAATAACATGGGGTTTACATGACTTGCATGGGAAGTGAAACTAAGCGAGGGACTTACCTTTCTGCCTATGCACTGAACACATGAGTTTAACTGACAATGATGAGAACAAGACATTTGTAAAATATAGATGAAATGACCAATTCAGTATTCCTCAGGACCAGCCTGACTGCTGTATTGGTCTTAAGTTTAATGTTTCAGTGACCTGAAAACAGTACAAATTGTGTATTATTTGCTTCTGTGAATGGTAAGGTTAGCAAGTTCAATCATCCATTTTCTCAAAAGAGTTCTTCTGTATTtaatgacttatttatttatttattagatttatttttatgacTCTGTGGCCATGTCTTTGATATAATTCTTCTAACTGAATATTCATAA comes from Danio aesculapii chromosome 23, fDanAes4.1, whole genome shotgun sequence and encodes:
- the xkr7b gene encoding XK-related protein 7, which translates into the protein MAAKSDGAAVCESASRCLLGPEQSAAPLLPHAEKRFSLLDCCWVLCALLVFFSDGATDLWLAADYYLRRDYWWFGLTLVFVVVPSAVVQVLSFRWFVYDYSEMSASPGGDGCDFSTKDSDRRSGSGRTLPASGTRKCCRVCMWLFQSIIHILQLGQVWRYVHTLYLGVQSRWHGGPGQRHFYWRLMFESADINMLRLLEAFLKSAPQLVLQLSIMIHSNHILPLQGLSASASLVSLAWMIASYQKVLRDSRDDKLPMSYKAVIVQMLWHLFTIGARTIAFALFASVFQLYFGIFIVAHWCAMTFWIIQGETDFCMSKWEEIIYNMVVGIIYIFCWFNVKEGRARFRLGVYYCVTLFENVALTAAWYIHRGPHTSDFYALIIVCVVVCSYALGTFFMFVYYCLLHPDGPILGTQWSCVEEGMGVIGLGGIGDLGTPLPQPDVVTSPPRTLQRTTGGDRENGAGDRDSCMPVFQVRPPSVPPPSSPRPPRTEGPVIRIDLPRKRYPAWDAHFIDRRLRKTILVLENTSPVTPRIQYQSFSNPKEVMEYETTV